The Triticum dicoccoides isolate Atlit2015 ecotype Zavitan chromosome 6A, WEW_v2.0, whole genome shotgun sequence genome has a window encoding:
- the LOC119319278 gene encoding transcription termination factor MTERF4, chloroplastic-like, whose protein sequence is MLRLHKYVLTQLLPSSSASASAISPLSRLISAAAPAVSPNPSSFAVEEYLVATCGLTRPQAAKASAKLSHLKSPAKPDAVLAFLAGLGLSGADVAALVAKDPQLLCAGVEKTLAPNVAGLTGFGLSPSEIARLVWLSRNSFRSRSIVSKLQYYLPLFGSSEHLLRAFKRNPYLLSSDLEGVVKPNVAYLHECGLGACDIAKLCISRPGLLVINPERFQDMVAYAENIGVPCGSGMFSHALHAVACFSKEEIAARVDYLKNTFMWTDAEVGIAVSKAPLILTRSKESLQRRSEFLISKVGLEPAYIACRPAMLTYSLEGRLRPRYYVVKFLKESGLLDHDRGYFGAVTISEKVFVEKFICPHKDAAPHLAEDYATACRGEVPARFSFT, encoded by the coding sequence ATGCTCCGCCTCCACAAGTACGTCCTCACCCAACTGCTACCTTcttcctccgcctccgcctccgccatctCCCCTCTCAGCCGCCTcatctccgccgccgcgcccgccgtttcccccaaccctagcagCTTCGCCGTGGAGGAGTACCTCGTCGCCACCTGCGGCCTCACCCGACCCCAGGCCGCCAAGGCCTCCGCCAAGCTCTCCCACCTCAAATCCCCCGCCAAGCCCGACGCCGtcctcgccttcctcgccggcctcggcctctccggcgccgatgtcgccgccctcgtcgccaAGGACCCGCAGCTCCTCTGCGCCGGTGTGGAGAAAACCCTGGCCCCCAACGTCGCGGGGCTCACTGGCTTCGGTCTCTCGCCTTCTGAGATCGCACGCCTCGTCTGGCTCTCCCGTAACAGCTTCCGCTCTAGATCCATCGTCTCCAAGCTGCAATACTACTTGCCTCTCTTTGGGTCCTCTGAGCACCTCCTCCGGGCCTTCAAGAGGAACCCCTACCTTCTCTCGTCTGACCTTGAGGGTGTGGTCAAGCCCAATGTCGCTTATCTGCACGAGTGCGGGCTAGGTGCTTGTGATATTGCCAAGCTATGCATCAGTCGACCAGGTCTGCTCGTCATCAATCCAGAGCGCTTCCAGGACATGGTGGCATATGCCGAAAACATAGGTGTGCCCTGTGGTTCTGGGATGTTCAGCCACGCGCTGCATGCTGTTGCGTGTTTCAGCAAAGAGGAGATCGCGGCCAGGGTGGACTACTTGAAGAATACGTTCATGTGGACGGATGCTGAGGTGGGCATTGCTGTTTCTAAGGCCCCATTGATACTGACGAGGTCCAAGGAATCGCTGCAGCGCAGGTCTGAGTTCCTCATCTCCAAGGTGGGGTTGGAACCGGCATATATTGCTTGTCGTCCGGCAATGCTCACGTATAGCTTGGAGGGTCGGCTCAGACCCCGGTACTATGTTGTCAAATTTCTCAAGGAAAGTGGATTGCTAGATCATGACCGGGGCTACTTTGGTGCAGTCACGATCAGCGAGAAGGTATTCGTCGAGAAGTTCATATGCCCTCATAAGGATGCTGCACCGCATCTCGCTGAAGATTATGCAACAGCTTGCAGAGGGGAGGTTCCAGCTAGATTCAGTTTTACATGA
- the LOC119315446 gene encoding receptor kinase-like protein Xa21 has product MSLLCSLVAVLLIVLVSAGDEAALLAFKAQLSHGGSLASWNSSTDFCSWEGVTCNHRRPARVVELRLSGAGLTGALSPAIGNLTFLRMLNLGVNSLYGDIPASLGRLRRLRWLYLGKNSFSGTLPANLSSCISMTKMKLDNNTLGGHIPTELGEKLKYLTVLTLRNNGFTGSIPASLANLSHLQVLELTYNHFTGSIPQGLGTIQSMRYFSLFGNNLVSSIPPGLGSFQSMRYFNLAENNLHGMIPPSLYNWSSLVVFDVGSNMLYGSIPDDIGNKLPKLERLGLHANHFTGTIPSSISNISSLISLDLTQNKFSGYMPPTLGWLGALQYLELGNNEIEANDNKGWEFITSLANCSQLQKLALPKNSFGGQLPGSIVNLSTTLQWLNLQDNRFSGSIPADIGNLVGLELLVIANTPISGVIPKSIGKLVKLIQLVLHNNSLSGLIPSSLGNLSQLSILSAYHGNLEGPIPASLGELKKLVVLDLSMNYRLNGSIPRGIFKLPSLSRYLDLSYNSLSGPLPNEVGSLSNLNRFVLSGNRLSGKIPDSIQNCIVLESLRLYNNSFEGSIPQSVTNIKGLRILVLTMNKFSGNIPEALGSIRNLEGLYLAHNNLSGSIPLVLQNLTSLSELDISFNNLQGEVPNEGVFRNITYLAVNGNANLCGGTPQLHLAPCSIRKNKKQMPKSFVISLVTAGAILFSLSVILLVWILCKKLKPSQKILAENSIADDHYKRIPYHALLRGTNNFSEANLLGRGSYGVVYKCILDNEERTLAVKVFNLNQSRYSKSFQVECEAMRRIRHRCLIKIITSCSSVNHQGQDFKALVFEFMPNGSLDGWLHPKSQEPTINNTLSLAQRLDIAVDIMDAVEYLHNYCQSLVIHCDLKPSNILLDEDMSARVGDFGISRILQENTSEGMQTSYSSTGIRGSIGYVAPEYGEGSAVSTPGDIYSLGILLLEMFTGRSPTEGMFRDSLDLHKFAEDALPDRTLEIADPTIWLHNGQQDNTTSIRIQECLLSVLRLGISCSKTRAQDRAPTRDAAAEMHAIRDAYLLFAGFGEISYCLNQVLAGVTSLLCLAASSLSSSSPARRTKKTDTARMR; this is encoded by the exons ATGAGCTTGCTATGCTCACTTGTTGCTGTCCTGTTGATCGTCCTTGTGAGCGCCGGCGATGAGGCCGCATTGCTTGCTTTCAAAGCGCAGCTCAGCCATGGCGGCTCGCTGGCCTCCTGGAACAGCAGCACCGACTTCTGCAGCTGGGAAGGCGTGACGTGCAACCACCGGAGGCCAGCGCGGGTGGTGGAACTAAGATTGAGCGGCGCCGGGCTCACCGGAGCGCTCTCCCCGGCAATCGGGAACCTCACGTTCCTGCGGATGCTCAACCTTGGTGTCAACTCGCTATACGGGGACATTCCAGCAAGCCTcggccgcctccgtcgcctgcggTGGCTCTACTTGGGCAAGAACTCCTTCTCCGGCACATTGCCAGCGAACCTGAGCTCCTGCATCAGCATGACTAAAATGAAACTGGACAACAACACGCTTGGCGGGCACATCCCGACTGAGCTTGGCGAGAAGCTCAAGTACCTGACAGTGCTCACGCTGAGAAACAACGGCTTCACAGGGTCCATCCCGGCGTCACTGGCCAATCTTTCCCATCTACAGGTCCTCGAACTCACTTATAACCATTTCACCGGTTCAATCCCGCAGGGGCTCGGAACCATCCAGAGCATGCGATATTTCAGTCTCTTCGGAAACAATCTTGTGAGCTCAATCCCACCAGGGCTCGGAAGTTTCCAGAGCATGCGATATTTCAATCTCGCCGAAAACAACCTCCACGGTATGATCCCACCTTCTCTTTACAACTGGTCGTCATTGGTAGTATTTGATGTCGGGTCGAATATGTTGTACGGAAGCATTCCGGATGATATCGGAAACAAGCTCCCCAAGTTGGAAAGGCTTGGCTTGCATGCCAATCACTTCACAGGAACCATCCCTTCCTCAATATCCAACATATCTTCCCTCATATCACTTGACCTCACACAGAACAAATTTAGTGGGTATATGCCTCCCACATTGGGGTGGCTCGGAGCTCTCCAATATCTGGAGTTGGGTAACAATGAAATCGAAGCGAATGACAACAAGGGGTGGGAATTTATAACATCCTTGGCAAATTGCAGCCAACTGCAGAAATTGGCACTACCCAAAAATTCCTTTGGAGGACAACTACCGGGTTCAATTGTGAACCTCTCAACGACTCTCCAGTGGTTAAACTTACAGGACAATAGGTTCTCTGGGAGTATACCTGCGGACATCGGCAACTTGGTTGGTTTGGAATTGCTTGTGATAGCAAATACTCCGATATCCGGAGTGATTCCCAAGAGCATCGGTAAGCTAGTAAAATTGATCCAGCTAGTCTTGCATAATAATAGCTTGTCTGGCCTCATACCATCATCGCTAGGGAACCTTTCGCAATTGAGTATCCTTTCTGCATACCATGGCAACTTGGAGGGGCCAATTCCGGCAAGCCTCGGGGAGTTGAAAAAACTTGTTGTACTCGATCTGTCAATGAACTACAGACTTAATGGTTCAATACCTAGAGGGATTTTTAAATTGCCTAGCCTTTCTAGGTACTTGGACTTGTCATATAATTCCCTTTCGGGACCCCTTCCTAATGAAGTTGGTAGTTTGTCAAATCTGAACCGATTTGTTCTATCAGGAAACCGGTTGTCTGGCAAGATACCTGACAGCATTCAGAATTGCATAGTATTGGAATCTCTAAGATTATACAACAATTCATTTGAGGGAAGCATACCTCAGTCAGTGACAAATATAAAGGGGCTCCGTATACTGGTCCTAACCATGAATAAGTTCTCTGGTAATATTCCTGAGGCCCTTGGTAGCATTAGAAACCTGGAGGGACTGTACCTAGCACACAACAACTTGTCTGGGTCAATCCCATTAGTTCTACAGAATTTGACATCATTGTCTGAACTGGATATATCCTTCAATAATTTGCAAGGTGAGGTGCCAAATGAAGGTGTTTTCAGAAACATCACTTACTTAGCAGTTAATGGGAATGCCAATTTGTGTGGTGGTACACCTCAACTTCATTTGGCTCCATGCTCCATAAGAAAGAACAAAAAACAGATGCCAAAGTCTTTTGTAATCTCTCTAGTGACAGCTGGAGCAATCTTGTTTTCACTTTCAGTTATTCTTCTTGTTTGGATACTTTGCAAGAAGCTCAAACCAAGCCAGAAGATATTAGCAGAAAATTCAATTGCTGATGACCATTACAAGAGAATCCCCTATCATGCATTATTGAGAGGAACTAACAATTTTTCAGAAGCCAACTTGCTTGGAAGAGGAAGTTATGGTGTGGTTTATAAGTGTATTTTGGACAATGAAGAAAGAACATTGGCTGTCAAGGTGTTTAATCTCAATCAATCTAGGTATTCCAAGAGTTTTCAGGTCGAGTGTGAGGCCATGAGAAGGATACGACACCGTTGTCTCATTAAGATCATTACATCTTGTTCAAGCGTCAACCACCAAGGTCAAGATTTCAAGGCATTAGTTTTTGAGTTCATGCCCAATGGTAGCTTGGATGGTTGGCTTCATCCAAAATCACAAGAGCCCACTATAAACAACACGCTCAGCCTTGCCCAGAGACTTGATATTGCTGTCGATATTATGGATGCGGTAGAATATCTGCACAACTACTGTCAATCATTGGTAATCCATTGTGACCTTAAGCCAAGCAACATTCTTCTTGATGAAGACATGAGCGCACGAGTTGGTGACTTTGGCATATCAAGGATCCTTCAAGAAAATACGAGTGAGGGGATGCAAACTTCATATAGTTCAACTGGAATTAGAGGTTCCATAGGCTATGTTGCTCCAG AGTACGGAGAAGGATCTGCTGTCTCAACACCCGGCGATATCTATAGTCTTGGCATATTGCTGCTTGAGATGTTTACCGGAAGGAGCCCAACGGAAGGCATGTTCAGAGATTCATTGGATCTGCATAAGTTTGCTGAGGATGCTCTTCCAGATAGAACCTTGGAGATAGCTGACCCAACAATATGGCTACACAACGGACAACAGGATAACACTACAAGTATTAGAATCCAGGAGTGCTTGCTTTCAGTCTTGAGGCTTGGCATATCCTGCTCAAAGACACGAGCTCAAGACCGAGCACCGACAAGAGATGCAGCGGCAGAGATGCATGCAATCAGAGATGCATACCTCCTGTTTGCTGG TTTTGGAGAGATTTCTTATTGTTTGAATCAGGTTTTGGCCGGTGTCACATCCCTACTCTG CCTAGCAGCCtcctccctgtcatcttcctcccctgccaggaggacgaag AAAACAGACACGGCGAGGATGCGCTGA